Proteins from one Ricinus communis isolate WT05 ecotype wild-type chromosome 9, ASM1957865v1, whole genome shotgun sequence genomic window:
- the LOC8277575 gene encoding heterogeneous nuclear ribonucleoprotein 1 — protein MESDLGKLFIGGISWDTDEERLKEYFSKYGEVVEAVIMRDRTTGRARGFGFVVFADPAVAERVIVDKHMIDGRTVEAKKAVPRDDQHILNRNTSSIHGSPGPGRTKKIFVGGLASTVTDNDFKKYFEQFGNITDVVVMYDHNTQRPRGFGFITYDSEDAVDRVLHKTFHELNGKMVEVKRAVPKELSPGPSRSPLIGYNYGLSRTNNFLNAYAQGYNMNSVGGFGMRMDSRFSPLASGRSGFPPFGTTGYGMSMNLEPGLTPSYGGGSNFGNSPGYGRMLSPYYSGNSSRYSTPIGYGVGNARNDSVLSPTTRNVWGNGGLNSAANPASPGAFLGSGSGSFGVSFGNSGTNWGPSHVSAQGGGSASAYTSGSMGYGSGDSSYGLGGGAYGRNNGSNAAPNSSFAGSNSGYEGSYGDLYRSGSVYGDSTWRSGTPELEGSGSFGYGLSNIAADVTAKSSEGYIGSYGVTSRQSNRGIVT, from the exons ATGGAATCAGATCTTGGTAAGCTCTTTATTGGTGGGATTTCATGGGACACTGATGAGGAACGTCTTAAGGAATATTTTAGCAAGTATGGAGAAGTGGTGGAGGCAGTGATCATGAGAGATCGAACTACAGGCCGGGCCCGAGGTTTTGGTTTCGTGGTCTTTGCAGATCCTGCTGTTGCAGAAAGAGTCATCGTGGATAAACACATGATTGATGGACGCACG GTTGAAGCAAAGAAAGCTGTTCCAAGGGATGATCAGCACATTTTGAATAGAAACACTAGTAGTATTCATGGTTCTCCAGGTCCTGGGCGTACCAAAAAGATTTTCGTTGGAGGTCTGGCATCTACAGTTACAGACAATGACTTTAAGAAGTACTTTGAGCAATTTGGCAATATCACTGACGTTGTTGTGATGTATGATCACAACACGCAGAGGCCAAGAGGCTTTGGCTTCATCACTTATGATTCAGAGGATGCAGTAGATAGAGTTCTGCATAAAACATTTCATGAACTAAATGGCAAAATGGTTGAAGTCAAAAGGGCAGTCCCAAAGGAGCTATCCCCAGGGCCTAGTCGGAGCCCACTGATAGGGTATAATTATGGTTTGAGTAGGACAAACAATTTCCTTAATGCATATGCTCAGGGATATAATATGAATTCAGTAGGAGGTTTTGGAATGAGGATGGATAGTAGGTTTAGTCCTCTTGCCAGTGGTAGAAGCGGGTTTCCTCCATTTGGGACGACTGGTTATGGAATGAGTATGAATTTAGAGCCAGGGCTGACACCAAGCTATGGTGGTGGATCAAACTTTGGCAATAGTCCAGGGTATGGACGGATGTTAAGTCCCTATTATAGTGGGAATTCAAGCAGATACAGTACTCCAATAGGTTATGGCGTTGGGAATGCAAGGAATGATTCTGTTTTAAGCCCCACTACTCGAAATGTCTGGGGAAATGGGGGCCTTAATAGTGCTGCTAATCCTGCCAGCCCAGGTGCTTTCTTGGGTTCTGGAAGTGGAAGTTTTGGGGTTTCATTTGGGAACAGCGGGACCAATTGGGGCCCTTCTCATGTTTCAGCTCAAGGTGGAGGAAGTGCTTCTGCTTATACCAGTGGGAGTATGGGCTACGGGAGTGGTGATAGCAGCTATGGGTTGGGAGGGGGAGCTTATGGACGAAACAATGGCTCTAATGCAGCACCAAATTCATCATTTGCTGGGTCAAATAGTGGTTATGAAGGGTCCTATGGGGACTTGTACCGCAGTGGTTCGGTTTACGGTGATTCAACTTGGCGGTCTGGCACTCCTGAGCTGGAAGGTTCTGGATCATTTGGCTATGGGCTCAGCAATATAGCTGCAGATGTTACTGCTAAGAGTTCTGAGGGTTATATTGGAAGTTATGGTGTTACAAGTAGACAATCTAATAGAG GAATTGTTACCTAG
- the LOC8277574 gene encoding protein TORNADO 1 — MAANQNLRDLQWLLQAIKSESLNLQNISFYLSQTASGCYQETENSLTVNISKDNLSSFSQILSDLGTAKYIQSSLTNLEFHRSDWGVEQVVYLGILLQSCSNIKQLVFRRNRFNTECLSELCEILKRNAVIKEVMFCESGIGSVGAGLLAAALKVNESLEELQIWEDSIGSKGAEEISEMIEVNSTLKLLTIFDSHSITATPVISAVLARNRTMEVHVWNGENGEKSSKVVEFIPESSTLRIYRLDISGSCRVACSLGWNSTVKSLDMTGIRLKSRWAKEFRSVLEQNRSLKEVRLSKTCLKDKGVVYVAAGLFKNQSLESLYLDGNWFSGTGVEHLLCPLSRFSALQFQANITLKSVTFGGGRTKIGRDGLAAIIQMLTTNETLTKLGICDDESLRPGDFVKIFRSLEKNASLRHLSLQGCRGVRGDIVLKTIMDTLQVNPWIEDIDLARTPLHNLGKTDEIYQRLGQNGKTEPEAETDLLKDMPLTEPKSCRVFFCGQEYAGKTALCNSISQNFSSSKLPYMDQVRTLVNPVEQAVRTSGMKIKNFKDEDTKISIWNLAGQHEFYSLHDLMFPGHGSASFFLIISSLFRKPSNREPKTPEEIEEDLQYWLRYIVSNSRRAIQQCMLPNVTIVLTHCDKINQPSPNLQLIVTSIQRVRDKFQGFVDLYQTVFTVDARSSASVSKLAHHLRKTSKTILQRVPRVYQLCNDLIQILSDWRVENYNKPAMKWKEFGELCQVKVPPLRIRSRHDNKEKVEMRRRAVASCLHHIGELIYFDELGFLILDCEWFCSEVLSQLIKLDVRKQSSMENSVFISRKELERILKGSLQSQIPGMSSKVFENLEASDLVRMMLKLELCYDQDPSVPNSLLLIPSILEEGRGRPQRWQLSTPDCIYAGRHLECDDSNHMFLTPGFFPRLQVHLHNRIMALKNQHGATYTYNLEKYLIAININGIYVRVELGGQLGYYIDVLACSSKNLTETLRLIQQLIIPAIQSLCHGVTLTESIIRPECVQNLTPPRYRKTQNVSVQQLKQALNSVPADGLYDYQHTWGPVLDSGRPILRAGFDLARDLLSDDDFREVLHRRYNDLYNLAMELEIPPERNPNGTDQLGNELDNVDPSFAGIAKGVEQVLQRLKIIEQEIRDLKQEIQGLRYYEHRLLIELHRKVNYLVNYNVQLEDRKVPNMFFFVRTENYSRRLVTNMISGMTALRMHMLCEYRREMHVIEDQIGCEIMQVDNRAVQCLAPYMKKFMKLVTFALKIGAHLVAGMGEMIPDLSREVAHLTGSSLMYGAAGAVAAGAVGVAAVGRMEGFRNRGRNADSSRDIQQELRAAQQWVVDFLRDRRCSTGKDIAEKFGLWRVRYRDDGQIAWVCRRHMSIRANEIMEVPI; from the exons ATGGCAGCAAACCAGAACCTTAGAGATCTTCAATGGCTACTGCAAGCCATCAAATCTGAAAGCCTGAATCTACAGAACATTTCCTTTTACCTTTCTCAAACAGCTTCGGGTTGTTACCAAGAAACAGAAAATTCCTTGACTGTAAACATTTCCAAGGACAACCTTTCCTCCTTCTCCCAAATCTTATCAGACTTAGGCACAGCTAAGTACATTCAATCTTCTTTAACAAATCTTGAGTTTCACCGTTCCGATTGGGGAGTGGAACAAGTAGTATATCTTGGAATACTGCTCCAGAGTTGTTCAAACATAAAGCAGCTTGTGTTCCGACGAAACAGATTCAACACAGAATGTTTAAGTGAGCTTTGTGAGATTCTGAAGAGAAATGCAGTGATCAAAGAAGTTATGTTTTGTGAATCAGGTATAGGGTCTGTTGGAGCTGGCCTTCTAGCTGCTGCTCTTAAGGTAAATGAGAGCTTGGAAGAATTGCAGATATGGGAAGACTCAATTGGATCAAAAGGCGCAGAGGAGATCTCGGAAATGATTGAAGTAAACTCAACACTGAAGCTTTTGACAATTTTTGATTCACATTCTATTACAGCGACTCCCGTTATATCAGCTGTTTTAGCAAGGAATAGGACAATGGAGGTTCATGTTTGGAATGGAGAAAATGGAGAGAAAAGTTCTAAAGTGGTGGAGTTCATACCTGAAAGCAGCACACTCAGGATTTATAGACTAGACATTTCAGGTTCTTGTAGGGTTGCTTGCTCTCTGGGATGGAACTCAACTGTAAAGTCACTAGACATGACTGGAATCCGTCTTAAGTCGCGGTGGGCTAAAGAGTTTCGCTCAGTTTTGGAACAGAATCGAAGCCTCAAAGAGGTAAGATTGTCGAAAACGTGCCTTAAGGACAAGGGAGTTGTGTATGTTGCAGCTGGACTTTTCAAGAACCAGAGTTTGGAAAGCTTATATCTTGATGGAAACTGGTTTAGTGGGACAGGTGTAGAACATTTGCTATGCCCTTTGAGTAGGTTCTCTGCCTTGCAATTCCAAGCGAATATTACACTCAAGTCTGTAACTTTTGGAGGAGGAAGAACAAAAATTGGAAGGGATGGTCTTGCAGCAATCATACAGATGCTGACAACAAATGAAACACTGACAAAGTTGGGAATATGCGACGATGAGAGTTTGAGACCAGGCGATTTCGTTAAAATCTTCAGGAGCTTAGAAAAGAATGCCAGTTTGAGACACTTGTCTTTGCAAGGTTGTAGAGGAGTTCGAGGAGATATTGTGCTAAAGACAATAATGGACACATTGCAGGTGAATCCTTGGATTGAAGACATTGATCTTGCAAGAACACCGCTGCATAATTTAGGAAAAACAGATGAAATTTATCAAAGATTAGGCCAGAATGGAAAGACTGAACCAGAAGCAGAAACAGATTTGCTCAAGGACATGCCACTTACTGAGCCAAAGAGCTGCAGAGTCTTCTTTTGTGGACAAGAATATGCAG GCAAGACTGCACTTTGTAATTCTATATCGCAGAACTTCTCCTCTTCAAAGCTTCCTTACATGGATCAAGTGAGAACTCTAGTGAACCCAGTTGAACAAGCTGTCAGAACAAGTGGAATGAAGATAAAGAATTTCAAAGATGAAGACACAAAGATATCGATATGGAATCTTGCAGGCCAGCATGAGTTTTACTCTCTCCATGATCTCATGTTTCCGGGACATGGTAGTGCATCATTTTTCCTGATCATATCCAGTTTGTTTAGAAAGCCTAGTAACCGAGAACCAAAGACACCAGAAGAGATAGAAGAGGACCTACAATATTGGCTCAGATACATTGTTTCCAACTCGCGAAGAGCAATCCAACAATGTATGTTACCTAATGTAACTATAGTCCTCACACATTGCGACAAAATCAATCAACCATCACCAAACCTGCAGCTTATAGTGACATCAATACAGAGAGTAAGAGACAAGTTCCAAGGTTTTGTTGACTTGTACCAAACTGTATTCACAGTTGATGCAAGATCCTCTGCATCAGTCAGTAAACTCGCGCATCATCTTCGGAAGACAAGCAAGACGATTCTCCAGAGAGTGCCTCGAGTTTATCAGCTGTGCAATGAtctaattcaaattttatcaGACTGGAGAGTAGAGAACTATAACAAGCCTGCAATGAAATGGAAAGAATTCGGCGAACTTTGCCAAGTGAAGGTTCCGCCATTGAGAATCCGTTCCAGGCAtgacaataaagaaaaggtgGAAATGAGGAGGAGGGCTGTTGCTAGTTGTCTTCATCATATAGGCGAATTGATTTATTTCGATGAATTAGGATTCTTGATCTTGGACTGTGAGTGGTTCTGTAGTGAAGTGCTTAGCCAACTAATAAAATTGGATGTTAGAAAGCAAAGCTCTATGGAAAACAGCGTATTCATTAGCAGAAAAGAATTGGAGAGGATTCTAAAAGGAAGTTTACAAAGTCAGATTCCTGGAATGAGTTCGAAGGTATTTGAAAACTTAGAGGCTAGTGATCTTGTGAGAATGATGCTGAAACTAGAACTATGTTATGACCAAGATCCATCGGTTCCAAATTCTCTCCTACTAATTCCTTCAATTCTTGAGGAAGGCAGAGGGAGACCACAGAGATGGCAGTTAAGTACACCTGACTGCATTTATGCTGGTAGGCATCTCGAATGTGATGATTCAAACCACATGTTTCTCACGCCAGGCTTCTTTCCTCGTTTGCAG GTTCATCTTCATAATAGAATCATGGCATTAAAGAACCAACATGGAGCAACCTACACCTACAATCTTGAAAAATATCTCATCGCAATAAACATCAATGGTATCTACGTCAGGGTAGAACTTGGAGGACAGTTGGGATACTACATTGATGTCCTTGCTTGTTCCAGTAAGAACTTAACAGAAACCCTTAGGCTCATTCAGCAGCTCATAATTCCTGCAATCCAAAGTCTCTGCCATGGTGTCACCTTGACAGAAAGCATCATAAGGCCTGAATGTGTGCAAAATTTGACACCTCCTAGGTACAGGAAAACACAAAATGTGTCTGTGCAGCAACTGAAACAGGCACTGAACTCAGTTCCTGCTGATGGCCTGTATGATTATCAGCACACTTGGGGTCCAGTTTTGGACTCTGGCAGACCTATTCTAAGAGCTGGATTTGATCTTGCCAGAGACCTCTTATCAGATGATGACTTCCGGGAAGTATTGCACCGACGATATAATGACTTGTATAATCTTGCAATGGAATTGGAAATCCCACCAGAGAGAAATCCAAATGGAACGGATCAGCTAGGGAATGAACTTGACAACGTTGATCCAAGCTTTGCCGGAATTGCAAAGGGAGTGGAACAAGTACTGCAGAGACTCAAGATTATCGAACAAGAAATAAGAGACTTGAAGCAAGAGATACAAGGGTTGAGATATTACGAACACAGACTCCTCATTGAACTTCATCGCAAAGTGAACTACCTTGTGAACTACAATGTCCAACTGGAAGACAGGAAAGTACCTAACATGTTCTTTTTTGTTAGAACAGAAAACTACTCGAGAAGATTGGTCACCAACATGATTTCTGGCATGACAGCACTTCGAATGCACATGTTATGTGAATACAGGCGAGAAATGCATGTTATAGAAGATCAGATTGGTTGCGAGATAATGCAGGTGGACAACAGGGCAGTGCAATGTTTAGCTCCATACATGAAAAAATTCATGAAATTAGTTACATTTGCTCTCAAGATAGGAGCCCATCTGGTGGCAGGAATGGGAGAAATGATACCAGATTTGAGCAGAGAAGTAGCTCATTTGACTGGATCTTCCCTAATGTATGGAGCAGCAGGAGCAGTTGCTGCTGGGGCTGTGGGGGTTGCTGCGGTTGGACGAATGGAGGGGTTCAGGAACAGAGGTAGGAATGCAGATAGCTCAAGAGACATTCAGCAAGAACTAAGAGCAGCACAACAGTGGGTAGTGGATTTCCTAAGGGATCGCAGGTGTTCAACAGGGAAGGATATCGCGGAGAAATTTGGATTATGGAGAGTAAGATACAGGGACGATGGACAGATTGCATGGGTTTGCAGGAGGCATATGAGTATAAGAGCAAATGAAATAATGGAAGTACCAATATGA
- the LOC8277573 gene encoding uncharacterized protein LOC8277573: MDSPQSVVSPFKTSVVLEPEKQNSDHSVRNLVKLSKGVEVQRKEAMVGNPEDYIGILEVYIHQARDIHNICIYHKQDVYAKICLTSDPENTVSTKIINGGGRNPVFNDNLRLNVKTVESSLKCEIFMMSRVRNYLEDQLLGFALVPLSEVVIKNGKLEKEFSLSSTDLFHSPAGFVQLSLSYIGSSPEVMAIPAMPTAQATDGTVQDTEIQESLSEFDKLEFPDPKIVNENQMMVSEYFGISCTNEDSETSESLVTSEVENHVSSEMGANVVESYSTATVDSVEAPKHDSPPSSVSTNGVSSPSLAASSDTSDAPAVSKTPYQEHESARKDKKGGDGESDSSFGGAQSEKTAKPVITVNIEPEQNVVQQDIVDMYMKSMQQFTESLAKMKLPLDIDSGPTSSGSSTSDQKMQSSKNSSSRVFYGSRAFF, encoded by the coding sequence ATGGATTCCCCCCAGTCTGTTGTATCACCATTCAAGACTTCTGTTGTCCTCGAGCCAGAGAAGCAAAATTCTGATCATTCAGTTCGGAACTTGGTTAAATTGTCCAAGGGAGTTGAGGTCCAAAGGAAGGAAGCCATGGTTGGCAACCCGGAGGATTACATTGGTATTCTTGAGGTCTACATACATCAGGCTAGGGACATTCATAACATTTGCATTTACCACAAGCAAGATGTTTATGCTAAGATTTGCCTGACTAGTGATCCTGAAAACACAGTCTCcaccaaaatcatcaatgGTGGTGGAAGGAATCCGGTCTTTAACGATAACCTCCGACTGAATGTAAAGACTGTTGAGTCCTCCCTTAAATGTGAGATATTCATGATGAGTAGGGTGAGGAATTATCTTGAGGATCAGTTGTTAGGGTTTGCTTTGGTGCCTTTATCTGAAGTAGTAATCAAGAATGGAAAGCTGGAAAAGGAGTTCTCTCTTTCTTCAACCGATTTATTCCATTCCCCAGCAGGGTTTGTTCAATTATCTCTGTCCTATATTGGATCTTCGCCAGAAGTAATGGCAATTCCTGCAATGCCTACTGCTCAAGCTACAGATGGAACTGTGCAGGACACAGAGATACAGGAATCACTCAGCGAATTTGATAAGCTTGAGTTCCCAGATCCAAAAATTGTGAATGAAAACCAGATGATGGTTTCAGAATATTTTGGGATCTCATGTACCAATGAAGACTCTGAAACCTCGGAGAGCTTGGTCACATCTGAAGTTGAAAACCATGTTAGTTCTGAAATGGGCGCTAATGTTGTGGAAAGCTATTCAACTGCCACTGTTGATTCTGTTGAAGCTCCTAAACATGATTCGCCTCCAAGCAGCGTATCAACAAATGGAGTTTCTTCTCCCTCACTAGCTGCCAGCTCAGATACATCTGATGCTCCAGCAGTTTCCAAAACGCCATATCAGGAGCATGAGTCGGCCCGAAAAGACAAAAAGGGAGGAGATGGCGAGAGTGATTCCTCCTTCGGTGGGGCTCAGAGTGAGAAGACCGCTAAGCCTGTTATCACCGTGAATATTGAGCCAGAGCAGAATGTGGTCCAGCAAGACATAGTTGACATGTACATGAAAAGTATGCAGCAATTCACCGAATCATTGGCAAAGATGAAGCTTCCTTTGGACATTGATAGCGGACCAACAAGTTCAGGAAGTTCAACGTCTGATCAGAAAATGCAGTCGTCAAAGAACAGTAGCTCCCGTGTGTTTTATGGGAGTAGGGCTTTCTTCTGA